In one Diabrotica virgifera virgifera chromosome 7, PGI_DIABVI_V3a genomic region, the following are encoded:
- the LOC126888512 gene encoding dnaJ homolog subfamily C member 2-like, translating into MASEQQELSVIDKVGGGEPELRFVQHPLIELEADIPKEYKEEELTPETVDYEDDVEYLRSLDPKEWKSQDYYKVLGIPNIRYKATDDIIKTAYRKKVLKQHPDKRKALGEEIKTDDDYFTCITMVYETLGNISRRRAYDSVDPQFDNDLPCTSDIKKDFYKTFTYYFDLNSRWSEKTRVPKLGTENSTKEEVEHFYSFWYDFK; encoded by the exons atggcatcagaacaacagGAATTATCAGTAATAGATAAA GTAGGCGGAGGAGAACCTGAACTTCGTTTTGTGCAACATCCCCTAATCGAACTAGAAGCTGATATTCCAAAAGAGTACAAAGAGGAAGAACTAACTCCAGAAACCGTGGACTATGAAGACGATGTAGAATATTTGAGAAGTTTAGACCCTAAAGAATGGAAGTCACAAGATTATTACAAAGTCCTAGGTATCCCAAATATAAGATACAAAGCAACAGATGACATTATCAAAACTGCCTACAGGAAGAAAGTCTTAAAGCAACATCCTGACAAACGTAAAGCGCTAGGGGAAGAAATCAAAACAGATGATGACTATTTTACCTGTATAACAATGGTTTATGAAACTCTAGGAAATATAAGTAGGAGAAGAGCGTACGATTCTGTTGATCCACAATTCGACAATGATCTACCTTGTACTAGTGATATAAAAAAAGACTTTTATAAAACGTTTACGTATTATTTTGACTTAAACTCCCGATGGTCTGAAAAAACAAGGGTGCCCAAATTAGGAACTGAAAATTCGACAAAGGAAGAGGTGGAACACTTTTATTCGTTTTGGTATGATTTTAAATGA